The following are encoded together in the Mustela nigripes isolate SB6536 chromosome 11, MUSNIG.SB6536, whole genome shotgun sequence genome:
- the CCP110 gene encoding centriolar coiled-coil protein of 110 kDa isoform X2 has protein sequence MEEYEKFCENSLARIQEASLSTESFLPVQSESISLIRFHGVAVLSPLLNIEKRKEMQQEKQKALDVETRKHAIRKKALLTRVQEILENVQVRKAPNPSDFDPWETETVYSDSEVRNLNVPSTFPNILPSPTEHSTLGKLEKTTGILPLNHEDQFKANGTDSARDSEFNSLKHCDSSDVVTPVEKEASAKIPSAAPQETLLSDGLFPSSEELDPTLLEEVTPDPYIMSLQNLMKKSKEYIEREQSRRCLRTSAKRSVHESHSDKENEAVKVTDCGKEKAWPARPCASVIPDKPSLNKSNVLLQGASTQASSTNESVFGSFSKVDIPVRTGHRTVLDPESDFKVIPTFVPENNIIKSLTGSYAKLPSPEPSLSPKMHRRHSRPSSACHILINNPINACELSPKGKEQTVDLVVQDTDEKTNIPETVPKLPVDLVGVCPSKVYVTKNTSEAIQEVVVGKSNQVCQSSGNQLGNKVIPGLAVVEGQLTSDGRGPPKMDSTCPTMPRLHEPYATSQCIVSQNLGSVSALKSASVLEKNTCNLQMELNKSYDVKNPSPLLMQNQNARQQMDTPTVACGNELFLDNSFEKVKRRLDLDIDSLQKENCPYVLATGIAEQERQHLPEKRYPKGSVYMNKNKMLESSFKEGEEILKSKMLAFEEMRKRLEEQHAQQLSLLIAEQEREQERLQKEIEEQEKMLKEKKVIAAEASESGSNNAADLEWRKINESGLLETMLSQVDSLRPSNSNSSGFTSSALQHSFASTNEAPFYLWGSSTSGLTKLSVTRPFGRAKPKWSQVFSPELQTKFNKITAVAKGFLTRRLMQTDKLKQLRQTVKDTMEFIRSFQSEAPLKRGVVSAQDASLQERVLAQLRAALYGVHDIFFVMDAAERMSILHHDREVRKEKMLRQMDKVKSPRVALSAATQKSLDRRKYMKAAEMGMPNKKFLVKQNPSETRVLQPNQGQNAPVHRLLSRQGTPKTSVKGVVQNRQKSSQSRVPNRAPVSGVYAGKIQRKRPNVATI, from the exons ATGGAGGAGTATGAGAAGTTCTGTGAGAATAGTCTTGCCAGAATCCAAGAGGCATCACTATCCACAGAGAGCTTTCTGCCTGTCCAGTCTGAAAGCATCTCACTTATTCGCTTCCATGGAGTGGCTGTGCTTTCTCCACTG CTTAAcattgagaaaagaaaggaaatgcaacaagaaaagcagaaagcaCTTGATGTAGAAACCAGAAAGCATGCTATTAGGAAGAAAGCTCTATTGACTCGGGTCCAAGAGATTCTTGAAAATGTTCAG gtTAGAAAAGCACCTAATCCCAGTGATTTTGATCCATGGGAGACTGAAACAGTTTATTCTGATTCAGAAGTCAGAAACTTGAATGTCCCTTccacatttccaaatatcttgCCAAGCCCTACTGAACACTCTACTTTAGGAAAGCTTGAAAAGACAACTGGAATTTTGCCATTGAATCATGAGGACCAATTTAAAGCTAATGGGACAGATTCAGCTAGGGACTCAGAATTTAATTCTCTGAAGCACTGTGATAGTTCAGATGTTGTTACCCCCGTGGAAAAGGAAGCTTCCGCAAAGATCCCCTCAGCAGCCCCTCAGGAAACTCTTCTGTCCGATGGTCTCTTCCCATCCAGTGAAGAACTGGACCCAACACTTTTGGAGGAAGTTACTCCAGATCCCTACATAATGAGTCTTCAGAACCTGATGAAAAAGTCAAAGGAGTATATAGAAAGAGAGCAATCTAGACGCTGTCTGAGAACTAGTGCGAAGAGGAGTGTCCACGAGAGTCACTCAGATAAGGAAAACGAAGCTGTGAAAGTGACCGACTGTGGGAAGGAGAAGGCGTGGCCTGCCAGACCCTGTGCTTCAGTGATTCCGGACAAACCAAGCCTTAATAAATCAAATGTTCTTCTCCAAGGTGCTTCCACTCAAGCAAGCAGCACGAATGAGTCCGTGTTCGGTAGCTTTTCTAAAGTGGACATACCCGTACGAACTGGCCATCGCACTGTTTTAGACCCCGAATCTGATTTTAAAGTCATTCCCACTTTTGTTCCCGAGAATAACATTATCAAAAGTCTTACTGGTTCATATGCCAAATTACCTAGTCCAGAACCAAGCCTGAGTCCTAAAATGCATCGAAGGCATTCGAGGCCATCATCAGCATGTCATATTCTTATAAATAACCCGATAAATGCCTGTGAGTTAAGTCCTAAAGGAAAAGAGCAGACAGTAGACTTAGTTGTTCAAGATActgatgaaaaaacaaacataccTGAAACTGTGCCAAAGTTACCAGTTGATTTAGTAGGAGTTTGTCCAAGCAAGGTTTATGTCACCAAAAATACATCTGAAGCCATACAGGAAGTGGTTGTAGGTAAATCAAATCAGGTATGCCAGTCTTCAGGAAATCAGTTAGGAAACAAGGTCATTCCTGGACTTGCCGTCGTGGAAGGTCAGTTAACGTCCGATGGGAGAGGACCACCCAAGATGGACAGTACGTGTCCTACAATGCCAAGATTGCATGAGCCATATGCCACCAGTCAGTGTATAGTGAGTCAAAACTTGGGAAGCGTGAGTGCCCTCAAGTCAGCCAGTGTGCTGGAGAAAAACACCTGTAATTTACAAATGGAACTGAATAAGTCTTATGATGTAAAAAACCCATCTCCTTTATTGATGCAAAACCAGAATGCCAGACAGCAGATGGACACCCCTACAGTGGCCTGTGGCAATGAACTGTTTTTGGATAACAGTTTTGAGAAAGTTAAACGGAGACTTGATTTAGATATTGATAGTTTGCAAAAAGAAAACTGCCCTTATGTCTTAGCGACAGGAATAGCTGAACAGGAAAGGCAGCATTTGCCAGAAAAAAGATACCCCAAGGGATCTGTCTATATGAAcaagaataaaatgttagaaagtaGTTTCAAAG AAGGCGAGGAGATATTAAAAAGCAAGATGTTAGCTTTTGAAGAAATGCGGAAGAGGCTAGAAGAACAGCATGCCCAGCAGTTATCGCTACTCATAGCTGAGCAGGAAAGGGAACAGGAAAGATTGCAGAAG GAAATAgaagaacaggagaaaatgttaaaagagaagaAGGTGATTGCAGCTGAAGCGTCTGAATCGGGCAGCAACAATGCGGCGGACttagaatggagaaaaataaatgagtctgGTTTGCTGGAAACGATGCTGTCTCAGGTGGACTCACTCCGTCCTTCAAACTCAAATAGCTctg GTTTCACAAGTTCTGCCCTGCAGCACAGCTTTGCTTCTACAAACGAAGCACCCTTCTACCTCTGGGGCTCATCAACTAGTGGCTTGACCAAGCTCTCAGTAACAAGGCCTTTTGGAAGGGCCAAACCTAAATGGTCTCAG gttttcagTCCGGAAttacaaacaaaatttaataagATAACTGCAGTGGCAAAAGGATTTCTTACTCGAAGGCTTATGCAGACAGATAAGCTGAAACAACTTCGCCAAACTGTAAAA GACACTATGGAATTCATAAGGAGTTTTCAGTCAGAAGCGCCATTGAAGAGAGGAGTTGTTTCGGCACAAGATGCTTCTCTTCAGGAAAGAGTGTTAGCTCAG TTGCGAGCCGCCCTCTATGGTGTTCATGACATATTCTTTGTAATGGATGCCGCTGAAAGAATGTCTATTCTCCATCACGATCGAGAAGTTCGCAAAGAGAAGATGCTCAGGCAAATG GACAAAGTGAAAAGTCCACGAGTGGCCCTGTCGGCTGCAACACAGAAGTCTCTCGATAGGAGGAAGTACATGAA AGCTGCTGAAATGGGAATGCCAAATAAGAAATTTCTGGTTAAGCAGAATCCTTCCGAAACAAG AGTCCTTCAGCCAAACCAAGGACAGAATGCACCCGTTCACAGGCTCCTCAGTAGACAAGG AACCCCTAAGACATCAGTGAAGGGGGTTGTGCAAAATAGACAGAAGTCTTCACAGAGCAGAGTGCCTAACAGAGCGCCTGTTTCAG GAGTATATGcaggaaaaatccaaagaaagcGGCCAAATGTTGCGACAATTTAA